From Melospiza melodia melodia isolate bMelMel2 chromosome 31, bMelMel2.pri, whole genome shotgun sequence, one genomic window encodes:
- the AMHR2 gene encoding LOW QUALITY PROTEIN: anti-Muellerian hormone type-2 receptor (The sequence of the model RefSeq protein was modified relative to this genomic sequence to represent the inferred CDS: deleted 2 bases in 2 codons) — MGRPGPQNLTCVSYKHPSVRGALGDAGGAAAGAVRCPPGQCCVGIWNRSHALVQGCWGGRGDACPSATCAPSPAGHPGSSVLLCLCHGHLCNGNATGTAATTGGLGGARQGPVPGRGGSSGTLWLLGASPLLILLICLGVLGLRWTRARTGQPPRGGRRIGVPPPEPPSPDLPALRFLQVLQSGRFSAVWRGTLRQRPVAIKAFAAGARRRFAAERAVHSLPLMEHENVARLLHTRAAAPRARGGLLVLQLYPAGSLRHFLGQHVGTWAGSVRLALSLARGLAFLHQELWRDGLYKPSVVHRDLSSQNVLVREDGTCAIGDFGLALALPPRAQDSAGSRHSVAIRKAGTQRYLAPEILDESLDLRAWGRALRQADVYALGLLLWEILSRCQALSPGAPVPPFRLAYEAELGSSPSGAQLRRLAADERRRPLIPPAWHRTPQAGGALPELLEDCWDPDPEARLSAERALQRLQRLAAGPAPAPGDPGPGAAPRQVLESPPMWNPGAGTGGHPKLGALP; from the exons ATGGGGCGcccag GTCCCCAGAACCTGACCTGCGTGTCCTACAAGCACCCGAGCGTGCGGGGCGCGCTGGGGGACGCGGGGGGGGCGGCGGCCGGAGCCGTGCGCTGCCCCCCCGGGCAGTGCTGCGTGGGCATCTGGAACCGCAGCCACGCTCTGGTGCAGG gctgctgg gGGGGCCGGGGGGACGCCTGTCCCTCGGCCACCtgcgcccccagccccgcgggcCACCCGGGCAGCTCcgtgctgctgtgcctgtgccacggCCACCTCTGCAACGGCAACGCCACCGGCACCGCGGCGACCACCGGCGGGCTGGGGGGAGCCCGCCAGGGCCCAG tgcccggccgGGGCGGGTCCTCGGGGACCCTGTGGCTGCTGGGTGCCagccccctcctcatcctcctcatctgtCTCGGTGTCCTCG GGCTGCGCTGGACGAGGGCCCGCACGGGGCAGCCACCGCGG GGGGGGCGCAGAATCGGGGTCCCCCCGCCGGAGCCCCCCAGCCCGGACCTGCCTGCGCTGCGCTTCCTGCAG GTGCTGCAGTCCGGGCGCTTCTCGGCCGTGTGGCGGGGCACGCTGCGCCAGCGGCCCGTGGCCATCAAGGCGTTCGCGGCCGGGGCCCGCCGGAGGTTCGCGGCCGAACGCGCCGTGCACTCGCTGCCGCTGATGGAGCACGAGAACGTGGCCAGGCTGCTGCACACCCGGGCGGCCGCGCCCCGGGCCCGCGGGgggctcctggtgctgcagctctACCCGGCC ggctccctGCGCCACTTCCTGGGGCAGCACGTGGGCACCTGGGCGGGCAGCGTGCGCCTGGCGCTGTCCCTGGCCCGCGGGCTGGCCTTCCTGCACCAGGAGCTGTGGCGTGACG ggctgtacaAGCCCAGCGTGGTGCACCGGGACCTGAGCAGCCAGAACGTGCTGGTGCGGGAGGACGGCACCTGCGCCATCGGCGACTTCGGGCTGGCGCTGGCGCTGCCACCGCGTGCCCAGGACAGCGCCGGGAGCCGGCACAGCGTGGCCATCCGCAAG GCGGGCACCCAGCGGTACCTGGCACCCGAGATCCTGGACGAGAGCCTGGACCTGCGGGCCTGGGGCCGGGCGCTGCGCCAGGCCGACGTCTAcgcgctggggctgctgctctgggagatcCTGTCCCGCtgccaggccctgagccccg GAGCCCCGGTGCCGCCGTTCCGCCTGGCCTACGAGGCCGAGCTGGGCTCCAGCCCCAGCGGGGCTCAGCTGCGCCGCTTGGCCGCGGACGAGAGGCGGCGGCCGCTCATCCCCCCGGCCTGGCACCGCACCCCGCAG GCCGGGGGGGCTCTGCCGGAGCTGCTGGAGGATTGCTGGGACCCGGACCCCGAGGCGCGGCTCTCGGCCGAGCGGGCGCTGCAGCGGCTCCAGCGCTTGGCCGCGGGGCCCGCACCGGCCCCGGGGGACCCCGGCCCGGGGGCCGCCCCCCGCCAG GTCCTGGAGTCTCCCCCCATGTGGAACCCTGGTGCAGGTACAGGGGGACACCCCAAACTGGGGGCGCTGCCTTGA